GCTGATGACTCCGCCTAGCGATATTCCGCTTTCGACTACCCAGCCTACGCCCTTCCCTTCTCAGCAACGCAATGGATGGCGATCGGTTTCGGATGCGGATTTGGTTTTCACTCAAGATGAGACAGGACGATATCTTTCATTTTGTTGGCGAAATAGCGGGCATAGAATTAATCCAGAGCAAGTGATTGTTCAGCCGTCGCAGTTTGCCCCCTTAGTTGCCTCTACATACCTGGGGCTTGTGCGACAGGTACTGGATAGCTTAACTCCCACGCGGTTTGAGTATGGGTTTGTCTATGCCAGTCGGTATTTCATCTTTGACCTGACCCTGAGTCCCATCATTGTGCCCTACGGCTCAGCAACACTTGTGGTAGCGATGGGGCGGTTTCTACGAATTGTTAGCCGAGAAGAAGCACTGGCATTAGTCAATGCGATCGCCCCTTCAGTTCTGGCTCCACGCTCTAGCCGTTACCGCCAGCAGTTGACTCAGGTGATTGGACAAATTCGCCGGAGCCTTAATTTAGAAACAATTTGGCAACAAGCTGTAGAAGGCTTAGGCGAAGCGCTAAATGTTAGCCGTTGTTTAATCTGTCCCTACAAGCCTTCAAGCCAGAGTTTGAAGGTCGTTGCAGAGTATTGCCAGTCGGACTTAGATCCTATGTTAGGGGCAGATCTGAAGATTGAAGACAGGCTGTATTTAGATCAAGCGCTCTCGACGCTAGAGCCGGTCACGTTTAACTTGACAGAGGGTGCCCCGCACTCGGTTTTGGCGCTCGCTACTCCTTACAAAGACCAACCCAATGGCTTAATCATTCTCTATCAATTCAATTGCGATCAATTTAATCAAGCCTCACCCTGGAGCGATATTGACCTTGATCTCTTGAAGGAAATTGCTGACCAAGTGGGTACCGGAGTTGCCCACGCTACCTTGCTTGAAGAAAGCCGAAACTTAGCGGCTGAACTTCAACGCGCCAACGAAAGCCTCATGGAGCGCCACCGAGAAATTGAGGAAGCCCGACAGCAAGCTGAAGCAGCATCTCGTCTCAAAAGCGAGTTTCTAGCAAATACCTCTCACGAACTGCGCACGCCTCTCAATGGTGTGATTGGCTTCCTGAAGCTCATCATGGACGGCATGGCAGATGATCCTGAAGAACAGAGCCAGTTTATTGAAGAGGCGCATCGTTCAGCCATTCATTTGTTGAGCATCATCAACGACATTTTAGATGTCGCCAAAATTGAAGCAGGGAAGATGCAGCTTGATCTCAATCCTATTCAACTAGACGACCTATTGGGCGATGTCGAGAACTTCATTCGCCCCCAATCGCAGCAAAAGTCTTTAAGCCTAGAAATCCTCACGCCTGCAACCCGTGATGAGGTGGTGGTGTTGGGCAACTACCAACGGCTATTACAGGTGATGTTGAACCTGCTGAGCAACGCCGTCAAGTTCACCCACGAAGGCGGAATTACCATTACTGCCGAAGTGCTGCCTGACAAAATTTTGGTGCAAAACCAGGAGAAGCCAGGTAGCGTCAAAATTAGCGTGGCGGATACGGGCATTGGCGTTTCTTTGGAAAAACAAGACAAATTGTTTCAGTCTTTTAGCCAGGTGGATGGATCACGGACTCGTCAATATGGAGGTACGGGCTTGGGCTTGGCGATTTCTCAAAAGCTGGTGGAAGCGATGGGTGGAGTTGTTAACTTTTACAGCATGGGTGAAGGGTTAGGCTCAACTGTCACCTTCACCGTGCCGCTCTATCAAGACCCGGTCATGATTAGCGCTGATTCGTCTGAATTGTTGCTTTAGAGAGGGGTGACTTCAGATCGCTCAAGCCTAAAGCTGTAATCTTCGTTGCGACCCACTTTGCTTTGAATCACAAAGGCATAGGTGCCCGCTCCCAAAGTAGAAGCGAGTAGCCTCTCATCATCGCCAGGTCTAATATTGGCAAACAGAAAGTTACCGCTACTTCTGACGGTTTCTCCACTAGCATTGAGCAGTCGGAAGGCAATGTCATCGTTGCCATTGTTAGATAGCTCTGCTAAAAGGCGACTGGTGCGATCGACTGTAAAACGGTAGGAATCTACATCGCGATCGCCGCCTACAGACCCAGATTCACGATAAGTTCGCCCGGACTGCAACCGACCCAAATTTTCCGTTTCTCCTAAATTGGTACCTGAACCTATTCCACCAAACCCTGAGCCGATTGAAGAAGAGGCAGTGAGATTAAACTCGTAATCCTGTTTGCTGCCCTTAGCGCTTCCTAAACGAACGTAGTATGTTCCGGCAGGTAGGCTGGCTCTAATTTGTTTTGTTGCCCCAGGTTGAATGTTCCTGAACAAAAATTTGCCGTTGCTGCCTTGAATAGTGTTGCCGCGGCCATCGAGAATGGTCATGGCGATCGGGCTTTTATCTTTATCTTCGTTCTCTATTTTGGCGGTGATAGAGGTCGTCCTGTCTAATTTAAAGCGGAAGAAGTCGAGATCTTTCTTTCCTACTTCCCCCGAACGAGAATAGCTGCGACTCAGCGTACCAATATCTTTTGCTTTTTCAATGGAGTCGCCTACGTCGCGGCTGAACAGACCTGCACGGATAGATCTAAGCGGATTTGTTCTTAACGTCTGAGTTATTTTAGAAGTCGGTAGCATGGCTAAGCCTGGGTAAAAAATGAGTTGAACGCGATCGCGGCTAATCTGCCTTGTCTCTGATTGCAGGAGCTAAAAAATATGGGACGATCGCAATAGCAAAAATGTTCCCAAACACTTAATTTTCTTAACTGTAACGAGATTCAACATTCCCCATGGCTCACTATCAACAGCTTATTAAGGTTCAAACTCAAGGGAAATCCTTGCAAAAAGTGACGACTAAAGTTGCGGCGATCGTGGCAGAGTCGGGCATTCAAACAGGGCTATGTAGCTTGTTTCTACGGCATACTTCCGCCAGCCTGATTATTCAAGAGAATGCCGATCCTGATGTGCTGCTAGACTTGGCACACTTTTTGGCGAAGCTGGTGCCAGAGGGCGATTGCTACATCCACAGCACCGAAGGAGGGGATGATATGCCCGCTCACATTCGCACCGTATTAACTCATACCTCAGAGCAAATCCCGATCGCCAATGGCAGGCTAGTTTTGGGAACCTGGCAAGGTATTTATCTGTGGGAACATCGCCAGAGAAACCACTTGCGAGAACTTGTCGTGCACGTGATGGGCGACTAGCACCGAGAAGTTGAGACAGCAAGAGAGTCGGTTTTACAAAAAGTAACAGGATTGACTTACGCGTAAGTCAAAGCTTTAGACTTAATAACTATTCGTAAAATTCAGTCGATCGCCCTTTTAGTAAATCTTCTAACTCTATGTTTCCTACCCAGCGTCCTCGCCGTCTCCGCAACCATCCCCAGCTTCGTCGCATGGTGCGAGAAAATATTCTGACGACCAATGATTTAATTTATCCATTATTTGCGGTATCGGGTGAGAGTTTCGCCAAAGAAGTAAAATCGATGCCAGGTGTGTATCAGTTGTCGATCGATAAAATTGTTGAGGAAGCCAAAGAAGTCTATGACCTGGGCATTCCAGCCATTATTCTGTTTGGCATTCCTGCCGATAAAGACAACGACGCAACAGGCGCATGGCATGATCACGGCATTGTGCAGCGGGCAGCAACCGCCGTTAAAGAAGCGGTTCCAGGTTTGCTGGTGATTGTTGATACTTGTTTGTGCGAATACACGCCTCATGGGCACTGTGGCTACTTGGAAGTGGGCGATTTGTCGGGACGGGTGCTAAATGATCCGACATTGGAACTGTTGAAGAAAACGGCGGTTTCTCAGGCAAAAGCAGGGGCTGATATTATTGCGCCTTCGGGCATGATGGACGGCTTTGTCCAGGCAATTCGAGCAGGACTAGATGAAGCAGGGTTTGAGGATATTCCAGTAATGTCCTATGCTGCCAAATATTCGTCTGCTTACTATGGCCCATTCCGAGATGCGGCTGAATCGGCACCGCAGTTTGGCGATCGGCGCACCTATCAAATGGATCCAGCCAACGGCACAGAAGCCCTTAAAGAAATCGCCCTCGACATTGCCGAAGGTGCAGATATGTTGATGGTAAAACCTGCCCTGGCTTACATGGATATTATCTGGCGCGTCAAACAAGCGACCAACCTGCCCGTTGCCGCTTATAACGTATCGGGAGAATATGCGATGGTGAAAGCCGCAGCACTTAATGGTTGGGTGGATGAAGAAAAGGTCGTAATGGAGACGTTGATCGGATTTAAACGGGCAGGTGCAGATCTAATTCTGACCTATCACGCCAAAGATGCAGCCCGTTGGTTGAATGCTTAGGCTGTAAGTCTCTCCACCTTTAGAACATCCAGCGCCGCAGCATTTCCCAGGTGTTCGGTACATCAAGATGACTAGCGGCATAATTCCGACAGAGCAGATCTTCATCTAAAAATAGATCATGCTTTTCATTGATTTTGTTGCTGACTGTAGCGGCAAGTTCTACTGCATCCGGGGGTTTTGCCGCTGCTAGTTTTTTGAGACGCTTCCACAGATCTTTGGCGGGTAGACTGACTGTGAGCGCGATCGCCCCTTGCTCAACAGAAATATCGTTCGCCAACAATTGCACCAGCAGCGTATTCATCACCAAATTTCCCTGCCAAGGAAACAGGATCGTTTGTCGCCCATTCTCCAGCCAAAAGTTATTTTCTAGCTCATACGCCGTAAAATTCGTCCTGGCTTCCAGCAGCAAATCCCGCGCCGTTGCATCTAAAAAAGCAGGAATAGCATCAGAGCAATAAATCTGAAACATCTCCTGCCGCACCCGATCATGAATAATCCCTGGCTCACCTCCAAAGTAAGGCACTCTGCCGCCCGAAGATTGAATCACATCTACTACCCGATGATCGCGGTCTACCGAGAGAATTTGCCAGCGCTTTCCTGCAAAAATCAGCAGCAGCCCTTCTGTTAGTGGTGAATCGATCGGTAAGGTGCCTAGCGTTTTCCCAGCAGTTGTAATACGGAATTCTTCAGGGGTTTTGAATGCTGTATAAAAGCTGTAATGGTTAACAATGCGTTCACCTTTCAAGCCCAGCAGCAACAGCCCTTCTTGACTCTGTTGAATCAAATCTTTTTCGGCTAAACACCGCAGCAATTGAATATAAGTCGCTTGATCGATCGCCTGAAAAGCTCCTACTTTACAAAGGGTTTCCCAAGCCCAATCGGGTCGGACTCCGCCATGCTGAGCAATCAGGGAAAGCAACTGTTGCACCATTGTAGAAAGGTGAAGCTTACCTACTACTGGAGGTTCATACCAGCCTTGTAAGAGCAGATGAATGATGGCGATCGCTTGCACCAATGAGGGATGCAAAGTTGCTTCAGGATGGGTAGACGGTGTGATCTCTGGCTCAGTAATATAAATCCGCAGAATTGCCGGATCGCCCTGCCGCCGCCCCGATCGCCCTAAACGCTGCCGAGTGCTAGCGACAGAATAGGGAGTGCCAATTTGGGCGATCGAGTTCACTGCACCGACATCAATGCCCAACTCTAAAGTCGAAGTACAAATTACATTTGCAGGACGATTTCGTTCTTTAAGAGCTTCCTCCGCAGCCTCTCGCAACTCCTTCGACAAGCTACCGTGATGGGGCATAAATTCGTTAGGAACACGATGATCGTCACATAATCGACCTAGCCAGTCAGCGTATTGCTCTACATCTTGGCGGCGATTAATAAAGATGAGATTCTTCTCTCCCCGCAATACTTTAAATAGATGCTTAGCAATATCAATTTCGTTCCTAGAGTATTCCGCCTCGCGTTCCTGGTTAATATCATCAATAAAGATATCAGGCGCAACTTTTCGATATCCTCGAATTTGTAACTTAATCTCCTGCCCTTCCTCAGAAGATTGAATTA
Above is a window of Timaviella obliquedivisa GSE-PSE-MK23-08B DNA encoding:
- a CDS encoding GAF domain-containing protein, translated to MTPPSDIPLSTTQPTPFPSQQRNGWRSVSDADLVFTQDETGRYLSFCWRNSGHRINPEQVIVQPSQFAPLVASTYLGLVRQVLDSLTPTRFEYGFVYASRYFIFDLTLSPIIVPYGSATLVVAMGRFLRIVSREEALALVNAIAPSVLAPRSSRYRQQLTQVIGQIRRSLNLETIWQQAVEGLGEALNVSRCLICPYKPSSQSLKVVAEYCQSDLDPMLGADLKIEDRLYLDQALSTLEPVTFNLTEGAPHSVLALATPYKDQPNGLIILYQFNCDQFNQASPWSDIDLDLLKEIADQVGTGVAHATLLEESRNLAAELQRANESLMERHREIEEARQQAEAASRLKSEFLANTSHELRTPLNGVIGFLKLIMDGMADDPEEQSQFIEEAHRSAIHLLSIINDILDVAKIEAGKMQLDLNPIQLDDLLGDVENFIRPQSQQKSLSLEILTPATRDEVVVLGNYQRLLQVMLNLLSNAVKFTHEGGITITAEVLPDKILVQNQEKPGSVKISVADTGIGVSLEKQDKLFQSFSQVDGSRTRQYGGTGLGLAISQKLVEAMGGVVNFYSMGEGLGSTVTFTVPLYQDPVMISADSSELLL
- a CDS encoding secondary thiamine-phosphate synthase enzyme YjbQ yields the protein MAHYQQLIKVQTQGKSLQKVTTKVAAIVAESGIQTGLCSLFLRHTSASLIIQENADPDVLLDLAHFLAKLVPEGDCYIHSTEGGDDMPAHIRTVLTHTSEQIPIANGRLVLGTWQGIYLWEHRQRNHLRELVVHVMGD
- a CDS encoding DEAD/DEAH box helicase — its product is MPTPPPNPTSSGFHRLHEQVQRWIWEQRWAELHDIQERAIAPILTGTTDLILAAATAGGKTEAAFLPIFSKLAEESSEISKSGIQVLYLSPLKALINDQQYRLSELGERLEIPVQAWHGDVDSGRKQRLLKKPTGILLITPESLEAMFVGKGHELPRIFAALQYVVVDELHSFIGTERGQQLRSLLHRLEKSIDRRIPRIGLSATLGEMNLAKDYLRTGESNLVQLIQSSEEGQEIKLQIRGYRKVAPDIFIDDINQEREAEYSRNEIDIAKHLFKVLRGEKNLIFINRRQDVEQYADWLGRLCDDHRVPNEFMPHHGSLSKELREAAEEALKERNRPANVICTSTLELGIDVGAVNSIAQIGTPYSVASTRQRLGRSGRRQGDPAILRIYITEPEITPSTHPEATLHPSLVQAIAIIHLLLQGWYEPPVVGKLHLSTMVQQLLSLIAQHGGVRPDWAWETLCKVGAFQAIDQATYIQLLRCLAEKDLIQQSQEGLLLLGLKGERIVNHYSFYTAFKTPEEFRITTAGKTLGTLPIDSPLTEGLLLIFAGKRWQILSVDRDHRVVDVIQSSGGRVPYFGGEPGIIHDRVRQEMFQIYCSDAIPAFLDATARDLLLEARTNFTAYELENNFWLENGRQTILFPWQGNLVMNTLLVQLLANDISVEQGAIALTVSLPAKDLWKRLKKLAAAKPPDAVELAATVSNKINEKHDLFLDEDLLCRNYAASHLDVPNTWEMLRRWMF
- the hemB gene encoding porphobilinogen synthase translates to MFPTQRPRRLRNHPQLRRMVRENILTTNDLIYPLFAVSGESFAKEVKSMPGVYQLSIDKIVEEAKEVYDLGIPAIILFGIPADKDNDATGAWHDHGIVQRAATAVKEAVPGLLVIVDTCLCEYTPHGHCGYLEVGDLSGRVLNDPTLELLKKTAVSQAKAGADIIAPSGMMDGFVQAIRAGLDEAGFEDIPVMSYAAKYSSAYYGPFRDAAESAPQFGDRRTYQMDPANGTEALKEIALDIAEGADMLMVKPALAYMDIIWRVKQATNLPVAAYNVSGEYAMVKAAALNGWVDEEKVVMETLIGFKRAGADLILTYHAKDAARWLNA